In Streptomyces sp. NBC_01439, the following are encoded in one genomic region:
- the mreD gene encoding rod shape-determining protein MreD, with amino-acid sequence MRFNRILLSATLLVVALVIQVTVLGRLQLPGAVPDLLLLTVVSLALVYGHVSGALIGFAAGLLADLAPPADHAAGRYALVLCVIGYVAGLTRPDGGRFRSAWGPMLTVVVAAIGSTLLYAGVGALVGDTAARHVGLTGLLFTATLYDLLLAPFTVPWIMALARKAENDPMAVEAGGGPANKAADVSAGWLAGGTGLRIGSQRGGLRLKTARSRANKAVRIKGVKAVKGVKSVKKL; translated from the coding sequence ATGCGCTTCAACCGGATCCTGCTCTCGGCCACGCTCCTCGTGGTCGCGCTCGTCATCCAGGTCACCGTCCTGGGCCGACTCCAACTGCCGGGCGCCGTGCCCGACCTACTGCTCCTCACGGTCGTCTCGCTCGCCCTCGTGTACGGGCACGTCAGCGGTGCGCTCATCGGCTTCGCCGCCGGTCTGCTCGCCGACCTGGCCCCGCCCGCCGACCACGCCGCCGGGCGGTACGCGCTCGTCCTGTGCGTCATCGGCTACGTCGCCGGGCTGACCCGCCCCGACGGCGGCCGGTTCCGTTCCGCCTGGGGCCCGATGCTCACCGTCGTCGTCGCCGCGATCGGCTCCACCCTGCTCTACGCGGGTGTGGGCGCCCTCGTCGGTGACACCGCCGCCCGCCACGTCGGTCTGACCGGGCTGCTGTTCACCGCGACCCTCTATGACCTGCTGCTCGCGCCGTTCACCGTGCCGTGGATCATGGCGCTGGCGCGGAAGGCCGAGAACGACCCGATGGCCGTCGAGGCCGGCGGCGGCCCCGCCAACAAGGCCGCCGACGTCTCCGCCGGCTGGCTGGCCGGCGGTACGGGCCTGCGCATCGGCAGCCAGCGCGGCGGCCTGCGCCTGAAGACCGCCCGCTCGCGGGCCAACAAAGCCGTCCGTATAAAGGGGGTCAAGGCGGT